In Amblyraja radiata isolate CabotCenter1 chromosome 15, sAmbRad1.1.pri, whole genome shotgun sequence, the genomic window tttaaaccgaagatagacacaaaatgttggagtaactcagaaggggcaagcagcatctctgaagagaaggaatgggacccttcttcagactgaaagtcacgggaatggGAAACGAGATGTAGACAATGATGTTGAGTAATATAGAACGAAttcatgaaagatatgcaaaaaagtaacataaATAAATAGGTCATTGTTAACTGTAACTAGGTGAGaatgaaaagctggtgtgacttgggtagagttgggatgggagagagagagagagagagagagagagatagggaatgCAGGGGGTACTTGAAGTTTGATAAATCAATATTTAAACCACTGGGTACATACAACCCTGCagtatgaatactgatttctctaacttcaagtgacccttgcattcgctctctctccgtccctctgccacccaagtcgtaccagcttcaaagtcgtcttgttgagtctcattgtatgtactcgttctcacctaggccacagctaacaatggccagtttcctttatcatcattacttttatgcatatctttcattaatttgttccatatctctccccacatcattgtctataatctcttgtttccctttccccggactctaggtctgatgaaggttctcgaaccgaaacatcaattccctttctccagagaggctctctgacccactgagttcatccagctttttgtgcgtaTCTTGTGTTCAGCTATCGCCATTTTACTATTGGGAAATACTAACTAAGTTTGAAATTCTCCATAGGCCAGGCATCCTGTCACAATGCCAAGTCTGGGCCAACATTATTAATAAATTGTGCAATTAATTGAAGCCGTTTGGCTTTTACATATTGCACTACAACAGTTTGTGAGCATTCTTTTCTATTTCATGCTGAGTTAAATTAGAATGTATCGTGGTATGTTATTAGTTTGagtttattgtaacatgtactgaggtacagtgtgaaaagctttattttgtagGCAATtcagtcaaatcagataataccatatgtGAAAAACTTTATAAACCCTTGGTCAGACCTCAGTTAGAGTGCCAcgcacagttctggtcaccaaagTATACGAAGGATGTGATTATGCTGGAGAGGCATTAGGATGGAGCTGATCAGTTCtgaggagagacacaaaaagttaGGTCTGTTCTCCCTGGAGTGGAGATTAAGAAGGGACATGAttagtttaagatagacacaaaattctggagtaactcagcgggacggatagcatgtctgcagagaaggaatgggtgaagttagtttagtttagagatacaatgcagaagcaggcccttcggcccactgagtccataccaaccaacaatccccgcacattaacactacccgacacgcactagggacaattttacatttacaccaagccaattaacctacatacctgtacgtctttggagtgtgggaggaaactgacgatcttggtgaaaacccacgcaggtcacggggagaaggacaaactccatacagacaagcacccgtagtcgggatggaacccggctctctggcgctgtaaggcagtagctctaccactgcgtcaccgtgccgccctacccCTTATAAAATTGAGGGGTATAAATAGAGAAGAGCGCAGCGAACCTTTAGCAGTTTCAGAGGCTGATAAAGTTAGAGGATGTAGGATTAGGGTGAGGGAGAAaggattcggggggggggggggggtctgtggcGGGGGGCTCCTTCACCCACTCAATAGTATGTGACTGGAATGCACTGTCTAAAAGAGTGGCTGATGCTAGGTTgctgacagcatttaagaagtgCATAGATGAATACTTGAATTACTTGGGCATGCaggctatggaccaagtgcatGGGTGATGGGTTCATGCCAACGAGCgcccactggtcagcatggatgagtgggCTGAAtatcctgattccatgctgtctccagcgatagagttgctgtcttacagtgccgggcaccagagttcaatcctgactatgggtgctgactctacagaatttgtacattctccctatgagtcATCTCCagatgatccggtttcctcccacatcccaaagacgtacaggtttgtaggttaattggcttttgtaagattgcaaattgtaaggggtgatcgctggtcgtcataGGGCCTTTAGACTTGTGCTGTTTCTCAAGTCTAAAGGTTTGCGAAATATCTCTGCTCATTGctgtgaacccttggaattctctACTGCAGGGTGGCTGTGGAAACTCAATTTATCACCATTTAATGGTTATATTCATTAGAAAAAATATAATTATTATTTGaatcttttacacaaagggtggtaggtatttggaacaagctgccagaggaggtagttgaggcaggtactatcgctatGTTTAAAGGAACATTTGGATGggatgtttggagggatacgagccaaataCGAGCTGGtgcgagtagtgtagatggggcatgttgtttgttgtgggcaagttgggccaaagtgcctgtgctgtatgactccaattTAAATTCCCTTTTTTCCTCTGGTCAGTAGTCTTGGTATCCAGGTACTCATCCAGTAATTGGCTTCTATGCTATCACACCTCTGGGCAGTACGTTTTTCTGTGAACTGCAGCTTTTTTGCAGCATCTCAATGTGTTGGACAAGCAATGGTGATTCTACCTTTGCGCTGTGTGGCTCTTTGGTCAGATGATCTCATGGTTCTTTTGATATAATCTCATGACACTTAGAATTTATCAATACacgggttcccccccccccccccccccccccccccagaagtccccttaggccgggtgaggcagccgatctcgacctcatcgggacttgtgCGCTGatcggcgggttgaatttgcGGCTGGGTGGCCTAGGCCGACATTGCGAGCCGATATCTCGGTACAATTGGACTctcagaggctgtgacctctgttggtccagcaaaacggataatccagaaaggctctggaaccaaggatgccggaaaatcggtggttgaTATCTAATTAATATTGTAGATGTAGATAGACATATAATATAGACCTACTTTACCTTTACTGGAAATGCCACGTGGTGCTGTTGCATTTGTAACACATTAGGATGGAGTTTGCATTTGAAATTGGTAACAAAACAGCTCTTTCTTTTGTTTTGTACAGATTTTGATCAACAAACTAGGTATTGCTGGGCACATTCACCGATTAATGGCCGGAGCCATGGCAGGTATTTATTTCCTTTTGAATTCCAGATACGTTCCCAGGGTATCTTCAGTCGAGAATGGTAGCAAAGTTCCCAAATATCTCATTCCTGAATCTAAAAGTTTTGAAATGAATCGCAAGGATCGGTGTTTGAATATTCTCAGTTGGCAAGAAGGAATAATCATCAAGTTTCCTGAAATCATGTAAATCATCCACACACCAGTTAACTCATCATATTACTGACACTGGCTCcccagatacagggtggaaacgggtccttcggcccacagaatctGTGATCACCGAGTAcgccaacattatcctacacactagggcaggGGTCAGCATCCGTTTCTGCCAAGGGGCCAGGACatatgagcggatggcgggccacatctatcacgtgtacacatggacccCGCCCCCATCCTGCCCCGGATGGCagacatcaaatcacgtgttcacattgattccgccccttcgaggacgccacccggagcactgagcTCAAATATCATACTCGCTCCTCCCCGGCCTACTGACAACCCCGATACCGACAGTGAAGCctggacacagaaggtgcgcggctgtGCCAGTGGCTCTGCGCAAGATGTGGTACAGCCAAATCACCTTCCAGGTTCCGGAGgtagaaaaaaaaaatgctggagaaactcactcccaacattttattttttttctaccatcgatttttccagcatttgcagttctttcataaacattccaggtaccggagatgacggaaTTCTGAGGGCCGGATGATTGAGGAAAaaaaacgcctgcgggccggatgattttgggtttcgGGCCGGATTCGGGCCGGGGGccttaggttgccgacccctgcactagggccaatttacaacggtaacctacaaacctgcacgtctttgggatgtggggggacactggagcacccggaggaaacccgcacgaacacagggagaacgtgctagcTACGCGGACAGCACACAAGGTCcggattgaagctgggtctctggtgttgtgtggcaacagctgcaccactgtgctcttCTAATTCCTTATCCCAGAGAGCTGTGGcgatgtaaaattggccctagtgcagGGGTCggtaacctacggcccccgggccgaatccggcccgcaggcgtttttTTCCCCTCAATCTCATCCGCCCCACAGTCGTTTGAACAAAAAGGCAGTCATGGGATATGTGGACTGAATGTTAAAACGGCATTGAGGCCGTGAacttactgaatggtggagtagccatTATGTTAGTGTAGTTTGGTATAATGGTTTGGTGCAGAtgtgggcctgttcctatgttatCCTGTTGTATGTTCTTAAGGCGTTGACAGTTAGCCTTGTGAGAAATTGATTTATGTTATTGGTGGTTATTTTACAACAAGGGTGATACATTGGTGCAGCTAGTAGCGCTGCTGCCTCTCGGCTTGAGGggcccaggttggatcctgactacgagtgctgtctgtgtggagtttgcatgctcaccctgtgactgcatgggcggCGTGGacctggcgggccgaagggcctatttccatgctgtgtctctaaactacgaTGGCTGGCTTTCATTGTGTATACAAGCTGTTAATGTACTGATATTGCAATTAACATATCTCAACCTTGCATGTTAGGAGTTTTTCCTGACTGTGGCCAATAAATAGTGTTGTCTTGCAGGGATTACTGCAGTGATATGCACCTATCCGCTGGATATGATCCGAGCACGTCTGGCCTTCCAGGTAAAGGGTGAGCACAGGTACGCTGGAATCATTGATGCTTTCAGAGTTATTTATGCACAGGTGCGTACTGAATCTTTCTGTCACACTGTGTAGGTCTCTAGCTAAGGGCTTGTGATTGTGTCAGTTTTGAGTTTACCAACCGTATCTTCAAGAACTCGGTGCACATTTATTTGTGTACTGTTTATACGTTACTGGCTTTCAGTTATTTTATAGTTTATgcaacaatggcgcagcggtagagttgctgccttatcgtgccagagacccgggttcggtcctgactaagggtgcgtctgtacagagtttgtatgttctccctgtggcctgcgtgggttttcttctggtCTCctaccatactccaaagacgtacaggtttgtaggctaactggcttggttAAGATGTAGCTTAACCCCTGCACTAGGGCCGTCtaaaaactgtctgaagaagggtttcggcccgaaacgtcgcctatttccttcgctccatagatgctgctgcacccgctgagttcctccagcaattttgtgtacctttggttaaGATGTAAATTGGTTaagatgtccctagtgtgtataggatagtgttcgtgtgcgggatcgttggttggtgcagccttggtgggccgaagggcctgtgcaggtacagcaggcagtgaagaaagctaatggaatgttggccttcataacaagaggatttcagtataggagtaaagaggttcttctgcagttgtatagagctctggtgagaccacatctggagtattgtatacagttttggtctcctaatttgaggaaggacatccttgtgattgaggcagtgcagcgtgggttcacgagattgatccctgggatggcgggactgtcatatgaggaaagattgaaaagactaggcttgtattcactggagtttagaaggatgagggggatcttatagaaacatataaaattataaaaggacttggcaagctagatgcaggtaaaatgttcccaatctgACTCCAAGctcaaattccctcctttattctTCATAATTCAATCCTCTCCCTAGCTACCCTCTTTTTAGTGTATGAAAAAAATCTTTTTTAGTCAAAGGGTGCTGAAatatatggaattcactgccaccgaagtgtggggaggccaagtcaatggatatttttaaggcggagattgcgaTTCTTAATCAGTACGGGTGTGGGGgggcggcaggagaatggggttgagggaaagatagatcagccatgattgaatgacggagtagacttgttgggccaaatggcctaattctcctcctatagcTGATGAACATGAAAATACCTTTGAAttttcttgtttaagaaagaactgcatatgctggaaaaatcgaagacaaatatgctggaggaactcagtgggtggggcagcatctatggagcgaaggaatatgtggcatttcgggtctagacccttcttcagactgatgtgagggtggggaggccgggaagaagaaaggaagaggcggagacagtgggctgtgggagagctggggaggggaaagagggagaaagcagggactacctggaattggagaagtcaatgttcaaaccgctCGGGTGTAAActaatctttctgtcctgggcttcctgcatggccagagtgagtcccaccgcaaattggagcagcacctcatatttcgcttgggtagtttacaccccagtggtatgtacattgactgctccaatttcaggtattccttgctttctcccttcttcccctccccttcccagctctcccacagccgtctccacctcttcctttcttcttcccgccccaaccccacagcagtctgaagaagggtctcgactcaaccctattccttcgctccatagatgctgtctcacccgctgagtttctcctgcattttgtcttCCTTTTAATTGTACTCACAAGGACATTTCATGGCCTCTTCAGGCCTTCCTCATTCCCTTTTTCTTGCTCTCTTTATATTCCTTCAGGGCCACGTCTGATATCGGCTTCCtaaatccttgtatctgctttctTTTACTTTTTGACTAAACTTTTAACATTTCATGTCATTCACGGATCCCGAACCTTGGTATCCTTGTCTCTTTCCCTCACTGGAACATGCGATCTTACATTCAGATCATGATTATAAGGATGAACTTCTGTAGGCAGATCAACATTGACCTTGGGAGGAGGTTTCTAAAGGAATTCAAAGGTAGTAATTTGCAAGTTATTAttggtcagattcagattcaactttattgtcattgtgcagtgtacagtacagagacaatgaaatgcagttagcatctccctagaagagcgacataaatatgagcaataaataaatctatttacgtgcaaacagtcatagtatttttttcctggtgggaggagtgtcggggggggtgactggcaatcgccgaggtacagtgttgagtagtgtaacagccgcagggaagaagctgttcctggacctactggtccggcaacggagagacctgtagcgcctcccggatggtaggagggtaaacagtccgtggttggggtgagagcagtccttggcgatgctgagcgcccttcgcagacaacgcttgctctggacagactcaatggaggggagtgaggaactggtgatgcgttgggcaattttcaccaccctctgcagtgctttccggtcggagacagagcagttgccataccaaactgtgatacagttggtaaggatgctctcgatggtgcagcggtagaagttcaccagaatctgaggaggcaggtggaccttctttagtctcctcaggaagaagagacgctggtgagccttcttgaccagagttgaggtattgcgggtccaagagaggtcatcggagatgtcgacccccaggaacctgaagctggaaacacattccacctccgtcccgttaatgtgtttgggggtgtgcgtgccgcccctagacttcctgaagtctacaatgagctccttgatcGTCTTGGAGttaagagccaggttgttgtcagcgcaacatgctgctaggagctggacctcctccctataggccgactcatcgttgttgctgatgaggccaatcaccgtagtatcatctgcatacttgatgatggtgctagtcccatgtacaggtgtgcagtcgtaggtgaagagggagtagaggagggggctcagcacacagccctgtggtgtatgACTGGAACAGTTCTTGGGCAGCATCCAGAATATCTGTGTAAAAGAATTTTATAAGGACAGAATGTTATGCCTAACAACATGCAATAGTTGACAATAACTTGCATCCCTTGCCCTATGAAGCCTTTATAACTGAGGTGCATTTTGCTTCATTCTTCTCTTTATGATCCTTGAGCCTGTGTACATTTTCTTTACAATGCTGAGCTTTTGAACTCGCTGTTCCCCAACTCAATCTATGTCCACAACAGAGTCCACTTGATTGCGGTGGTCAAAAAAGTCACTGCAACCTTAAACCGTACGATGTTTTTAAGCTTCGTTTACTGATACGGCATAAAAACAGGCCActtggtccacgccgaccatcgatcacccattcccactttctcatccgcttcctacacacgaggggcaatttagtttatcttagtttagagatacagcgtggaatcaggcccttcggcccaccgagttcgcaccaaccagcgatccctgcacattaaaacaatcttacacacactaggggccaatttacacttataccaagccaatttacctacatacccatacgtctttggagtgggaggaaactgaagatcacggagaaaacccacggggggaacgtataaactccgtatagatagcacccgtagtctggattgaacccgggttcaggctttgtaaggcagcaactctaccgctgcgcatcgTGCCGCCTTATTCTACATTCCTGTACTTTCCTCCGGTAGGTGGATGAGAGAAAAGGAAATGGCCAGGGTGACTGTTATCTTGGACTATATTTCCAGCTTTCCTGATACAATGCACCATGAAGATAGTCACAGTGGTCAAcacgtcccaactacactagccccacctcccctactgccacctctggcagcttgttccatgcccccaccaccctttgtgtgaaaaagttacccctcggattcctatgaacatttttcttcttcaccttaaacctatgtcctctgatcgtcgattcacctactctgggcaagagactctgtgcatctaccccctCTATTCCTCAAGATAGGAAGATGTTCAAGATAGAAGGAAGGGACCAGTCTCTGATGGGTTAGGCCGTGTTCGCCACTCTCTGAAGGTTCAGGTGCTGAAGAGCGGAGGTGGCCATACCAGGCTGTTCATATCGCGTCAGGATACTTTCCATCGTATCATTGTACCAAGAGCATTCGCACAAAATACAGAATGTCAGagggaaggtttaaaggagatttgtgaggCAGCTTTCTTTTTACACATAGAATAGTAGGTGCCTGCAATGCACTGTCTGGgaaggtggtagaagcagatatgatagccaTCTTTGAGACGGACACAAGTACAGGCagaatatggagggatatggaccatgtgcaggcagatgggattaatttAGATTGGCATTATAGTCGGTGGTTCAAAGGTGGTGTTCCTGTACTGTCCTCTACTCTGTTTTCATGTATTGTTAGATTCATTGTACACACGTATGTTTGTTTCCGTAATTGACATTTTGACTTTTTAATACCCACTCTATTTTACTCGAGAACTCTTAAATTATTCACTGATGCCTGTGATAaacacaagtgctggaataactcggcatgtcaggcagcatctctgagggaaaaggcatagatgacgttttgggtcggaatccttttTCAGacggacccgaaaagtcacctattccttttctccagagaggctgtttgatctgctgagttacatcagcattttatgtctatctttgttataaaccagtatctgcagttccttatatatTTTCCCTGTGATACATCACCTCCACTTGTCAGACTATGCACTCTGCTCACTTGCCTTATGTTGTCAGATTTCAAGGAAGTCAATACCTTTATAGATGGTCCTGAGACTTAAATCTGTTATTAACATGTGGCAACTTAGTTTCACTGTAATATTATTCAAATCTTGgtgtttttgtcttgttttgtaagGAAGGAGGATATCGAGGATTTTACAGAGGCCTGACTCCTACTATCATTGGCATGGCTCCTTATGCTGGTAATCTAAAAGAACATTTTATCTCATTTGGCTTATTCTTGGTTGGCTGGTGTAAAATGTATAATAATGTTTGGCAGGGTAATGTAAAAAACAGGGTTATGATGAATTTAGTAAGCACTCTCCCAATTTTGCCATTTTAACTTCTAGTTTAGACTTTACCGTAGAGATACAgcgtcaaaacaggcccttcggcccaccgagcccaggccagccagcgatcatcccatacactagcactatcctacacaccagggacaatttacatttacaattttacagaagctaaataacctacatacctgtaggtctttggagtgtgggaggaaaccggagcactcggagaaaatccacgcagtcacaaggagaacatataaactccatacagtcaggttCTATCCCGGGTCtccagagctgtaaggcagcaactctaccgctgtgccgcccttgaAGTGTTATTCAGTGAGATGTCATGCATCTTTGCAGCTTGAAGAGTAATGCATGGGCCATGCCTCGCTGCAGTCTTTATCCTGCACCCTCCATGTTGACTGATTTTACATCCTACTCTTCAGTATTTTTTTGGTTTAATCAGAAGAGGCCATTTACAATTGCAGCATGTTTAGGATaggcagcaatttaaaaaatccatttaTTTTGCATTATTGATATTACTATCAGGTATTTCCTTCTTCACATTTGGCACCTTGAAGAGTATTGGACTCAGCCATGCCCCTGGTGTGCTGGGAAGGCCTTCTTCTGACAATCCCGATGTCATGGTATTAAAATCCCACGTGAATCTGATGTGTGGTGGAATAGCAGGAGCGTTTGCCCAAACAATATCGTAAGTTTTCATCTTCACCTTtgtggacatgggggggggggggggagaagaggagggtggAGAAAGTATTGATCTGTGCCATGAATGATCCGggccatgagaggcatagattaggtagatgctcagtctcttgcgcagagtaggggaattgaagaccagagaacataggttcaaggtgaaggggaaaaggtttaataggaatctaaggggtaactttttcacacaaaggatggtgggtgtatggaacaagctgcaagaggaggtagttgaggctgggaccatcccaacgtttaagaaacagttagacaggtacatggataggacaggtttggagggatatggaccaagcgcatgcaggtgggattagtgtagctgggacatgttggccggtgtgggtaatttgggtcgaagggcctgtttccacactgtatctctctaggaCTATGAATACTTAGCttctctgaagtataaatacgagactTATTTAAAAGCTATAATTCACGAAAAGTCCAAACATTTCTTCATTGAGAGATGTTTACAAGATACAATTCAGTTGGAAATACTTGCCCATGTTCATAAGCAGAAGTTGAAATAGTTAATGTGTAATAAAaaggtattgcagatgctggtttataccaaaggtagacacaatgctgAACTTTCAGTTTTATCACCGCATTCTCCatactacattcagtctgaagaagggtccagacccaaaatgttacccatccatgttgttcagggatgctgcctgatctgctgagttactccagcattttgcgtctttccttggtgaaccagcatctgcagttccttgtttctacaaacatCCACGATTGATTAAGTTGCACAGAGTTCTGAGAAGTACAGACAGTAACCAGCGACAGAGATcaaggtggaaagattggtgggaaGATGAATAAAATAATTACacgcacagtctgaagaagggtctctacccgaaatgtcacccattccttctcgccagagctgctgcctgtcctgctgagatactccagcgttttgtgtttatcttcagtgtaaagcagcatctgcagttcattcctgcacacACACAGTGGAGTTTGGATTCCCCTGTCTGAAAGCATAATTTCATCACCTTCACTGGATGACCATTGCAGGAAATGTAACCTTCCGGGGCAGCAGTTGAAGACTGGGAATAACTCCGGGAAGATccaatagaaatatataaaaatatatagggtagacagtcagaaccttttccccagcatGGATATGTCAAAGACAAGCGGGCGGGCATAG contains:
- the slc25a16 gene encoding graves disease carrier protein isoform X2; amino-acid sequence: MTTEAPIPGNAKPHAPAHQNYFWLRSFVAGGVAGCCAKSTIAPLDRVKILLQAHNRHYNHLGVFSALCAVPKKEGFLGLYKGNGAMMVRIFPYGAIQFTAFDRYRKILINKLGIAGHIHRLMAGAMAGITAVICTYPLDMIRARLAFQVKGEHRYAGIIDAFRVIYAQEGGYRGFYRGLTPTIIGMAPYAGISFFTFGTLKSIGLSHAPGVLGRPSSDNPDVMVLKSHVNLMCGGIAGAFAQTISYPLDVARRRMQLGSALAEADKYV